One segment of Aggregicoccus sp. 17bor-14 DNA contains the following:
- a CDS encoding energy transducer TonB produces MRPLHVLSGLLLLTAACSHAPKQRALPSDPEVPYVERVREALRARREELHACAATARGQATPDAALITSPLYVSPLFAYVPRSSRSPFLKAFEQCVVERLRSQPPPAPTGEYAAAWVRFQFAAGGQQPVLEVSGTAPERVNAELQPGTLPDPARDVFAYSKEVSVRHLSGEPIRYTQEAMVRGVEGVMVVKCVVTWTGTLEDCRIVKPLAYMEEPVLRSLATTRFAPATFEGTPINVDYTLTIQLRLTRGTPP; encoded by the coding sequence ATGCGCCCCCTCCACGTTCTCTCCGGCCTCCTGCTGCTCACCGCCGCCTGTAGCCACGCGCCCAAGCAGAGAGCACTCCCTTCCGACCCCGAGGTCCCCTACGTGGAGCGCGTGCGCGAGGCGCTGCGGGCGCGCCGCGAGGAGCTGCACGCGTGCGCGGCCACTGCGCGCGGTCAGGCCACGCCGGATGCCGCGCTCATCACCAGCCCGCTCTACGTGTCGCCGCTGTTCGCCTATGTCCCGCGCAGCTCTCGCTCGCCCTTCTTGAAGGCCTTCGAGCAGTGCGTGGTGGAGCGGCTGCGCAGCCAGCCCCCGCCTGCGCCGACGGGCGAGTACGCGGCGGCCTGGGTGCGCTTCCAGTTCGCAGCGGGGGGGCAGCAGCCCGTGCTCGAGGTGAGCGGCACCGCGCCGGAGCGGGTGAACGCGGAGCTGCAGCCCGGCACCCTCCCCGACCCCGCCCGCGACGTCTTTGCCTACTCGAAGGAGGTGTCGGTCAGGCACCTCAGCGGCGAGCCCATCCGGTACACGCAGGAGGCGATGGTGCGCGGCGTGGAAGGGGTGATGGTCGTGAAGTGCGTGGTCACGTGGACGGGCACCCTCGAGGACTGCCGCATCGTGAAGCCGCTGGCCTACATGGAAGAGCCCGTGCTGCGCTCCCTGGCCACCACGCGCTTCGCGCCGGCCACCTTCGAGGGGACGCCCATCAACGTGGACTACACCCTCACCATCCAGCTGCGCCTGACGCGCGGAACCCCTCCATGA
- a CDS encoding DUF4382 domain-containing protein, with product MLNLRTAKFLTSTLLALALTACGGEQKVTVKLTDAPGDTFEKAVVTISKVYLKGSVEGSASDNAKDEDKGSKGDVVLLDTPVTTDLLTLANDTADLVKDARVPTGTYKELRFVITGAYVQVKEDGASRIYASSADYAGLPAGAHVDGPLQLPSLATSGLKVKFDKDADVSVTSEGDQQVILVDFNVAQSFGHAAGVDKKWVMHPVIKGADLQLSGNVKVTVTPAQGVVLSQAGALEAVLVSVDADTGAETREPLALSAGTDGTWSADFKYLLPGSYQVDLQAAAGATFSTTPGHPTSATVGSGAQADVAFTLTSFELPAL from the coding sequence ATGTTGAACCTGCGCACCGCGAAGTTCCTCACCTCCACGCTGCTCGCACTCGCCCTCACCGCTTGCGGCGGGGAGCAGAAGGTGACCGTGAAGCTGACGGACGCCCCGGGCGACACCTTCGAGAAGGCCGTCGTCACCATCTCCAAGGTCTACCTGAAGGGCAGCGTCGAGGGCTCCGCCTCGGACAACGCGAAGGACGAGGACAAGGGCAGCAAGGGCGACGTGGTGCTGCTCGACACGCCCGTCACCACGGACCTGCTCACGCTGGCCAACGACACCGCGGACCTGGTGAAGGACGCGCGCGTGCCGACCGGCACCTACAAGGAGCTGCGCTTCGTCATCACGGGCGCCTACGTGCAGGTGAAGGAGGACGGGGCGAGCCGCATCTACGCGAGCTCGGCGGACTACGCCGGCCTGCCCGCGGGCGCGCACGTGGACGGCCCGCTGCAGCTGCCCAGCCTGGCCACCAGCGGCCTCAAGGTGAAGTTCGACAAGGACGCGGACGTGTCCGTCACCAGCGAGGGTGACCAGCAGGTCATCCTGGTGGACTTCAACGTGGCGCAGAGCTTCGGCCACGCGGCCGGCGTGGACAAGAAGTGGGTCATGCACCCGGTGATCAAGGGCGCGGACCTGCAGCTCAGCGGCAACGTGAAGGTCACCGTCACCCCGGCCCAGGGCGTGGTGCTCTCGCAGGCGGGCGCGCTCGAGGCGGTGCTCGTCTCGGTGGACGCGGACACCGGCGCCGAGACGCGCGAGCCGCTCGCCCTCAGCGCCGGCACGGACGGCACCTGGAGCGCGGACTTCAAGTACCTGCTGCCCGGCAGCTACCAGGTGGACCTGCAGGCCGCCGCGGGCGCGACCTTCAGCACCACGCCTGGCCACCCGACGAGCGCCACCGTGGGCTCCGGCGCCCAGGCGGACGTGGCCTTCACGCTCACCTCGTTCGAGCTCCCCGCGCTGTAA
- a CDS encoding response regulator, translating into MPVRSSVLFVNDEALLARAVQRELRGHFECQVALGRSDALPLLEAQDFDFVVADFLLADGNGVDLLREVAGRWPRCRRILVSAHLDLSPFESAQAAGLMHALLRKPWGPGELLHTLQGLDARRPRLDSAT; encoded by the coding sequence ATGCCGGTGCGCAGCTCGGTGCTCTTCGTGAACGACGAGGCGCTGCTCGCCCGGGCGGTCCAGCGCGAGCTGCGCGGCCACTTCGAGTGCCAGGTGGCCCTGGGCCGCAGCGACGCCCTGCCCCTGCTGGAGGCGCAGGACTTCGACTTCGTGGTGGCCGACTTCCTTCTCGCGGACGGCAACGGCGTGGACCTGCTGCGCGAGGTGGCGGGCCGCTGGCCGCGCTGCCGCCGCATCCTCGTCAGCGCCCACCTGGACCTCAGCCCCTTCGAGAGCGCCCAGGCCGCGGGCCTGATGCACGCCCTGCTGCGCAAGCCCTGGGGCCCCGGCGAGCTGCTGCACACCCTGCAGGGCCTCGACGCGCGCCGCCCCCGCCTCGACTCCGCGACCTGA
- a CDS encoding M4 family metallopeptidase: protein MKRSLLAALTTLLLAGCGDAGSSSATLSSSRELMGAERTAAATRALQSVKGLGLASRFDAADLDVSAAVADDSGREHVRFARAHRGLRVIGGDVVLHLSAGGTLEELSGNDVNLAPLSLEPKVDAAAATVTAEAAFGAGQVGSSSAELVVNARTPAPTLAYEVRVDGFREDGTPSERHILVDALTGRVQEQWDDIHTAGAVGTGKSLYSGTVSLNTNSITGGFELRDTTRGNGFYTLNMNSRTSGGSIFTDADNAWGSGTTADAASAAVDAHYGQAKTYDFYKNVLGRNGIDNAGGVGYSRVHYSRRYNNAFWSDSCFCMTYGDGDGSSFVSLVSLDIAGHEMSHGVTSRSANLTYSGESGGLNEGTSDIFGAMVEYYAGNNPNYLIGEQTYTPSRAGDALRYMYKPSLDGSSPDCYVSTIGSLDVHYSSGVANHAFYLIAEGSNPASGPASPTCNGSTVTGVGRDAAAKIWYRALTVYMTSSTNYAGARQATLKAAADLFGASSSQYASVAAAWSAVSVN from the coding sequence ATGAAGCGTTCCCTCCTCGCAGCCCTCACCACCCTCCTGCTCGCCGGTTGCGGCGACGCCGGCAGCAGCAGCGCCACCCTCTCCTCGTCCCGCGAGCTGATGGGCGCGGAGCGCACCGCGGCCGCCACGCGCGCGCTGCAGAGCGTGAAGGGGCTGGGCCTGGCCTCGCGCTTCGACGCGGCGGACCTGGACGTGAGCGCCGCGGTGGCGGACGACTCGGGCCGCGAGCACGTGCGCTTCGCGCGCGCCCACCGCGGGCTGCGCGTCATCGGCGGTGACGTGGTGCTGCACCTCTCGGCGGGCGGCACGCTCGAGGAGCTCTCGGGCAACGACGTGAACCTCGCGCCGCTCTCGCTCGAGCCCAAGGTGGACGCGGCCGCGGCCACCGTCACCGCCGAGGCCGCCTTCGGCGCGGGCCAGGTGGGCAGCTCCAGCGCGGAGCTGGTGGTGAACGCGCGCACGCCGGCGCCCACGCTCGCGTACGAGGTGCGCGTGGACGGCTTCCGCGAGGACGGCACCCCGAGCGAGCGCCACATCCTGGTGGATGCGCTCACCGGCCGCGTGCAGGAGCAGTGGGACGACATCCACACCGCGGGCGCGGTGGGCACGGGCAAGTCGCTCTACTCGGGCACCGTGTCGCTCAACACCAACAGCATCACGGGCGGCTTCGAGCTGCGCGACACCACGCGCGGCAACGGCTTCTACACCCTCAACATGAACAGCCGCACCAGCGGCGGCAGCATCTTCACCGACGCGGACAACGCCTGGGGCAGCGGCACCACGGCGGACGCCGCGAGCGCCGCGGTGGACGCGCACTACGGCCAGGCGAAGACCTACGACTTCTACAAGAACGTGCTCGGCCGCAACGGCATCGATAACGCGGGCGGCGTGGGCTACAGCCGCGTGCACTACAGCCGCCGCTACAACAACGCCTTCTGGTCCGACAGCTGCTTCTGCATGACCTACGGCGACGGCGACGGCAGCTCCTTCGTCTCGCTCGTCTCGCTGGACATCGCGGGCCACGAGATGAGCCACGGCGTGACCAGCCGCTCGGCGAACCTCACCTACTCCGGCGAGAGCGGCGGCCTCAACGAGGGCACCAGCGACATCTTCGGCGCCATGGTCGAGTACTACGCCGGCAACAACCCGAACTACCTCATCGGCGAGCAGACCTACACGCCGAGCCGCGCCGGGGACGCGCTGCGCTACATGTACAAGCCCAGCCTCGATGGGTCCTCGCCGGACTGCTACGTCTCCACCATCGGCTCGCTGGACGTGCACTACTCGAGCGGCGTGGCCAACCACGCCTTCTACCTCATCGCCGAGGGCTCCAACCCCGCCAGCGGCCCCGCCAGCCCCACCTGCAACGGCAGCACCGTCACCGGCGTGGGCCGCGATGCGGCGGCCAAGATCTGGTACCGCGCCCTCACCGTGTACATGACCTCGTCCACCAACTACGCGGGCGCGCGCCAGGCCACCCTCAAGGCGGCCGCGGACCTCTTCGGCGCCTCGAGCAGCCAGTACGCCTCGGTGGCCGCCGCCTGGAGCGCCGTCAGCGTGAACTAG
- a CDS encoding energy transducer TonB: MNRPLLRSALAALLLGAACSHAPAPARAGWVPPAVSLDLDPAYAQHVRQVLGGRSDELQACEAQARSQGAPEEALATSPLYVSPGIAYFPRRSSSPFLSAFEQCLLERLRREPLPAQVSLEYAAAWVRVRFTPGGPPPSIEVSNRAPDRVNATTLAPGTVPDRTRDVYAFREQLGRPRRLSGERIQYTQEALVHGVEGVMVVKCVLTWAGTLEDCRIAKPLPDMEEAVLRTLAGSRYTPLTFEGTPLNVDYTFVIQLKHPR, translated from the coding sequence ATGAACCGACCCCTGCTCCGTTCCGCGCTCGCCGCGCTGCTGCTCGGCGCCGCGTGCAGCCATGCGCCCGCGCCGGCGCGCGCGGGGTGGGTGCCGCCCGCGGTCTCGTTGGACCTCGACCCCGCCTACGCGCAGCACGTGCGCCAGGTGCTAGGCGGGCGCAGCGACGAGCTGCAGGCGTGTGAGGCGCAGGCGCGCAGCCAGGGCGCTCCCGAAGAGGCGCTCGCCACCAGCCCGCTCTACGTGTCGCCCGGGATCGCCTACTTCCCACGCAGGTCGAGCTCGCCCTTCCTGAGCGCCTTCGAGCAGTGCCTTCTCGAGCGCCTGCGCCGCGAGCCGCTGCCGGCCCAGGTCAGCCTGGAGTACGCGGCCGCCTGGGTGCGCGTCCGCTTCACGCCCGGAGGCCCGCCGCCTTCGATCGAGGTGAGCAACCGCGCGCCCGATCGCGTGAACGCGACGACACTGGCGCCCGGCACCGTCCCCGACCGGACCCGCGACGTCTACGCCTTCCGGGAGCAGCTCGGACGGCCCCGCCGCCTCAGCGGTGAGCGCATCCAGTACACCCAGGAGGCGCTGGTGCACGGCGTGGAGGGCGTGATGGTGGTGAAGTGCGTGCTCACCTGGGCGGGGACCCTGGAGGACTGCCGCATCGCGAAGCCGCTGCCAGACATGGAGGAGGCCGTGCTGCGCACCCTGGCCGGCTCGCGCTACACCCCGCTCACCTTCGAGGGCACGCCCCTCAACGTGGACTACACCTTCGTCATCCAGCTCAAGCATCCCCGGTGA
- a CDS encoding MBL fold metallo-hydrolase, translated as MRIHHLDCITMCPPGGRLMDGRPGAHGPAELACHCLLLELPDRLVLVDTGFGLQDVLRPRPRLAPVFLYSLCRPRLVEEDTAVRQLQRLGFAPEDVTDIVLTHLDFDHAGGLDDFPRARVHLLEQEARSAVAQGTPLDRRRFRPQQWQSVGRWLPYPEQGERWFDFEAVRDLQGLPPEILLVPLPGHTQGHAGVAVKRGDDWLLHAGDAYFFREEMNPTHPRCTPGLRFYQRLMEKDRALRLGNQERLRELVRRHGEEVTVFCAHDKVELELLQREEARSELLLHPPTRAPLGWTAPGPHLHS; from the coding sequence ATGCGCATCCACCACCTCGACTGCATCACGATGTGCCCTCCCGGGGGGCGGCTGATGGACGGGCGCCCCGGGGCGCACGGGCCCGCGGAGCTCGCCTGCCACTGCCTCCTGCTGGAGCTGCCGGACCGGCTCGTGCTGGTGGACACCGGCTTCGGGCTGCAGGACGTGCTGCGCCCGCGGCCGCGGCTCGCGCCGGTGTTCCTCTACAGCCTGTGCCGCCCGCGGCTGGTGGAGGAGGACACGGCGGTGCGGCAGCTGCAGCGGCTGGGCTTCGCGCCCGAGGACGTGACGGACATCGTGCTCACGCACCTGGACTTCGACCACGCGGGCGGCCTGGACGACTTCCCGCGCGCCCGCGTGCACCTGCTGGAGCAGGAGGCGCGCAGCGCGGTGGCGCAGGGCACGCCCCTGGACCGGCGCCGCTTCCGCCCGCAGCAGTGGCAGAGCGTGGGGCGCTGGCTGCCCTACCCCGAGCAGGGTGAGCGCTGGTTCGACTTCGAGGCGGTGCGCGACCTGCAGGGGCTGCCGCCGGAGATCCTCCTGGTGCCGCTGCCCGGGCACACGCAGGGCCACGCGGGCGTGGCGGTGAAGCGCGGCGACGACTGGCTGCTGCACGCGGGCGACGCGTACTTCTTCCGCGAGGAGATGAACCCCACCCACCCGCGCTGCACGCCGGGCCTGCGCTTCTACCAGCGCCTGATGGAGAAGGACCGCGCCCTGCGGCTGGGCAACCAGGAGCGGCTGCGCGAGCTGGTGCGCCGCCACGGCGAGGAGGTCACGGTGTTCTGCGCCCACGACAAGGTGGAGCTGGAGCTGCTGCAGCGCGAGGAGGCGAGGAGCGAGCTCCTGCTGCACCCGCCCACGCGCGCCCCGCTCGGCTGGACCGCGCCGGGGCCGCACCTGCACTCCTAG
- a CDS encoding glycoside hydrolase family 15 protein: MDAPRQERDVASAEDDWVPRKSAAIEDHGVIGDLRTCALVSTDGTLDWLCYPHFDSPAVFAHLLDPVKGGLYRIAPEQRGHVRKQFYWPETNVLVTRFLSEEGVGELYDFMVLDAELKQQRRVVRAVRVVRGSMSFRLHCEPACDFARDPHRAERIPGGVRFKCESLCLALASQVPLKVEGRAAVARFSLEAGEVAVFSLEESDRDTCHASAFDKAKGEAMFQETVAYWRHWVGGCTYTGRWREVVHRSALALKLLTFEPTGAIVAAPTCSLPEAMGGKRNWDYRYTWIRDAAFTVYGLLRIGFTREAGRFMGWLEERCKELGPDGSLQIMYGLDGRHVLDEEHLTHLSGHKGSAPVRVGNDAYKQLQLDIYGELMDSVYLYNKHGVPISYDLWRHLRRLVNWVCDHWREQDDGIWEVRGGRKHFVYSKVMCWVALDRALRLADKRSFPADRRRWLEVRDQIYEEVLELGWSEERGAFLQAYGVDSLDAANLIMPLVFFISPGDPRLLKTLEATLRMPKDGGLVSDSLVYRYDLDRTPDGLEGVEGTFNLCTFWLVEAMTRAGVAERKYLGHARLMFERMLGYANHLGLYAEQIGPSGEALGNFPQALTHLSLISAAFNLDRALGHRD; encoded by the coding sequence ATGGATGCTCCGAGACAAGAGCGCGACGTGGCGAGCGCGGAGGACGACTGGGTCCCGCGAAAGAGCGCGGCCATCGAGGACCACGGCGTCATCGGCGACCTGCGCACCTGCGCGCTGGTGAGCACGGACGGGACGCTGGACTGGCTGTGCTACCCGCACTTCGACAGCCCGGCGGTGTTCGCGCACCTGCTGGATCCGGTGAAGGGAGGGCTGTACCGCATCGCGCCCGAGCAGCGCGGGCACGTGCGCAAGCAGTTCTACTGGCCGGAGACGAACGTGCTCGTCACCCGCTTCCTCTCCGAGGAGGGCGTGGGCGAGCTCTACGACTTCATGGTGCTGGACGCGGAGCTGAAGCAGCAGCGGCGCGTGGTGCGCGCGGTGCGGGTGGTGCGCGGCAGCATGAGCTTCCGGCTGCACTGCGAGCCCGCGTGCGACTTCGCCCGCGACCCCCACCGTGCGGAGCGCATCCCCGGCGGCGTGCGCTTCAAGTGCGAGTCCCTGTGCCTCGCGCTCGCGAGCCAGGTGCCCCTGAAGGTGGAGGGCCGCGCGGCGGTCGCGCGCTTCAGCCTGGAGGCGGGCGAGGTGGCGGTGTTCTCGCTCGAGGAGAGCGACCGCGACACCTGCCACGCGAGCGCCTTCGACAAGGCCAAGGGCGAGGCCATGTTCCAGGAGACGGTGGCCTACTGGCGCCACTGGGTGGGCGGCTGCACGTACACGGGGCGCTGGCGCGAGGTGGTGCACCGCTCGGCGCTGGCGCTCAAGCTGCTCACCTTCGAGCCCACGGGGGCCATCGTCGCCGCGCCCACCTGCAGCCTGCCCGAGGCGATGGGCGGCAAGCGCAACTGGGACTACCGCTACACGTGGATCCGCGACGCGGCCTTCACCGTGTACGGGCTCTTGCGCATCGGCTTCACGCGCGAGGCGGGGCGCTTCATGGGCTGGCTCGAGGAGCGCTGCAAGGAGCTGGGGCCGGATGGCTCGCTGCAGATCATGTACGGCCTGGACGGCCGCCACGTGCTGGACGAGGAGCACCTCACGCACCTGAGCGGCCACAAGGGAAGTGCCCCCGTGCGCGTGGGCAACGACGCGTACAAGCAGCTGCAGCTCGACATCTACGGCGAGCTGATGGACTCGGTGTACCTGTACAACAAGCACGGCGTGCCCATCAGCTACGACCTGTGGCGCCACCTGCGCAGGCTGGTGAACTGGGTGTGCGACCACTGGCGCGAGCAGGACGACGGCATCTGGGAGGTGCGCGGCGGGCGCAAGCACTTCGTGTACTCGAAGGTGATGTGCTGGGTGGCGCTGGACCGCGCGCTGCGGCTCGCGGACAAGCGCAGCTTCCCGGCGGACCGGCGGCGCTGGCTCGAGGTGCGCGACCAGATCTACGAGGAGGTGCTCGAACTGGGCTGGAGCGAGGAGCGCGGCGCCTTCCTGCAGGCGTACGGCGTGGACTCCCTGGACGCGGCGAACCTGATCATGCCGCTGGTGTTCTTCATCAGCCCCGGCGACCCGCGCCTGCTCAAGACGCTCGAGGCCACGCTGCGCATGCCCAAGGACGGCGGCCTCGTGTCCGACAGCCTCGTGTACCGCTACGACCTGGACCGCACCCCGGACGGGCTGGAGGGCGTGGAGGGCACCTTCAACCTGTGCACCTTCTGGCTCGTGGAGGCGATGACCCGCGCCGGCGTGGCCGAGCGCAAGTACCTGGGCCACGCGCGCCTGATGTTCGAGCGCATGCTCGGCTACGCGAACCACCTGGGGCTCTACGCCGAGCAGATCGGCCCCTCGGGCGAGGCGCTGGGCAACTTCCCCCAGGCCCTCACCCACCTCTCGCTCATCAGCGCGGCGTTCAACCTGGACCGCGCGCTGGGGCACCGCGACTGA
- a CDS encoding DUF4142 domain-containing protein, with product MKRSLQAALLAGSLALGTSAFAQSDSASAQGQMKGQANKMESKADKSMDKSMKEMKGATKGMAEHMGFMIPTDAKAFMERLHFTNQSEIKEAKLAQQKSQNADVKSYAQQMEQEHTQADQKLMSYAQSKGMKLADMPKPMNDMEKKAMAAHKATMEELEAMQGTPFDSKYLATQVAAHDMAIGKVMAAQAEMKSADAQMTQMLSELSQKLPMHRQMAYAALGKLGSQMKMGATGGSGSDSSSGSASDTSSTGGSGSGSMSDTSGTGGAGSMSDTGSSTGSSMSDTSGTGGSGTSDSQ from the coding sequence ATGAAGCGTTCCCTCCAGGCAGCCCTCCTCGCCGGCTCTCTCGCCCTCGGCACCTCCGCCTTTGCCCAGAGCGACTCTGCCTCCGCGCAGGGCCAGATGAAGGGCCAGGCCAACAAGATGGAATCCAAGGCCGACAAGTCGATGGACAAGTCGATGAAGGAGATGAAGGGCGCCACGAAGGGCATGGCCGAGCACATGGGCTTCATGATCCCCACCGACGCCAAGGCCTTCATGGAGCGCCTGCACTTCACCAACCAGTCCGAGATCAAGGAGGCGAAGCTCGCGCAGCAGAAGAGCCAGAACGCGGACGTGAAGAGCTACGCCCAGCAGATGGAGCAGGAGCACACCCAGGCGGACCAGAAGCTCATGTCCTACGCGCAGAGCAAGGGCATGAAGCTCGCGGACATGCCCAAGCCCATGAACGACATGGAGAAGAAGGCCATGGCGGCCCACAAGGCCACGATGGAGGAGCTGGAGGCGATGCAGGGCACGCCCTTCGACTCCAAGTACCTCGCCACGCAGGTCGCCGCGCACGACATGGCGATCGGCAAGGTGATGGCCGCGCAGGCCGAGATGAAGAGCGCCGACGCGCAGATGACCCAGATGCTCAGCGAGCTCTCGCAGAAGCTGCCGATGCACCGGCAGATGGCCTACGCGGCGCTGGGCAAGCTCGGCTCGCAGATGAAGATGGGCGCCACGGGCGGCAGCGGCTCGGACTCCTCCTCCGGCAGCGCGAGTGACACCTCCAGCACCGGCGGCAGCGGCTCGGGCTCCATGAGCGACACCTCGGGCACCGGCGGCGCGGGCAGCATGAGCGACACGGGCAGCAGCACCGGCAGCAGCATGAGCGACACCTCGGGCACCGGCGGCAGCGGCACCAGCGACTCGCAGTAG
- a CDS encoding DUF1622 domain-containing protein, with protein MSGVLSEEWLRQAVFLLVRLVEAAGALVIFSGAAVGFVRFVWAALSARSAARFTPVRLDVGRFLALGLEFQLASDLLRTAVAPTFEEIGKLAAVAAIRTALNYFLSREIGEERAEIERARGEAPSGAGAARPPP; from the coding sequence ATGTCCGGGGTGCTGAGCGAGGAGTGGCTGCGGCAGGCGGTGTTCCTGCTGGTGCGCCTGGTGGAGGCGGCCGGCGCGCTGGTCATCTTCAGCGGCGCGGCGGTGGGCTTCGTGCGCTTCGTGTGGGCGGCCCTGAGCGCCCGCAGCGCCGCGCGCTTCACCCCGGTGCGCCTGGACGTGGGGCGCTTCCTCGCGCTCGGGCTCGAGTTCCAGCTCGCCTCGGACCTGCTGCGCACCGCCGTGGCGCCCACCTTCGAGGAGATCGGCAAGCTGGCGGCGGTGGCGGCCATCCGCACCGCGCTCAACTACTTCCTGAGCCGCGAGATCGGCGAGGAGCGCGCGGAGATCGAGCGCGCCCGCGGAGAGGCGCCCTCTGGCGCCGGCGCCGCGCGCCCGCCTCCGTGA
- a CDS encoding formate/nitrite transporter family protein, which yields MAQDEKGSSQEPKEPADADEAAEREAQEDHPREAAQKSYHTVLEQLISQAEEELQRPVLALALSSLSAGLDLGFGPLAMAVLRTKFSGVWPEPTVELGAAALYALGFVFVVLGRSALFTEHTTSAVLPVFAGRASVGQLLRLWGVCYAANLVGAAIIAAAGAWLGPALGVAEPQAFGHIAGKLVHPTSGVLFASAVAAGWLMGLLSWLVTAGRDTVSQTFFVFLATFFIGLLGLHHCIAGTIEVLLGVFSGEGASLAGYGRFLLLATLGNILGGSVFVALLKYGHIRGAARAS from the coding sequence ATGGCGCAAGACGAGAAGGGCAGCTCGCAGGAGCCGAAGGAGCCCGCGGACGCGGACGAGGCGGCCGAGCGCGAGGCGCAGGAGGACCACCCGCGCGAGGCGGCGCAGAAGAGCTACCACACGGTGCTCGAGCAGCTCATCTCCCAGGCGGAGGAGGAGCTGCAGCGCCCGGTGCTGGCGCTCGCGCTCTCCAGCCTCTCGGCGGGGCTGGACCTGGGCTTCGGGCCGCTCGCCATGGCGGTGCTGCGCACGAAGTTCAGCGGCGTGTGGCCCGAGCCCACGGTGGAGCTCGGCGCGGCGGCGCTCTACGCGCTGGGCTTCGTGTTCGTGGTGCTCGGGCGCTCGGCGCTCTTCACCGAGCACACCACCTCCGCGGTGCTCCCGGTGTTCGCGGGGCGCGCGAGCGTGGGGCAGCTGCTGCGGCTGTGGGGCGTGTGCTACGCGGCGAACCTGGTGGGCGCGGCGATCATCGCGGCCGCGGGCGCCTGGCTCGGCCCCGCGCTCGGAGTGGCCGAACCGCAGGCCTTCGGGCACATCGCCGGGAAGCTGGTGCACCCCACCAGCGGCGTGCTCTTCGCGAGCGCGGTGGCGGCCGGCTGGCTCATGGGGCTGCTCAGCTGGCTGGTGACGGCGGGGCGCGACACGGTGAGCCAGACCTTCTTCGTCTTCCTCGCCACCTTCTTCATCGGGCTGCTGGGGCTGCACCACTGCATCGCCGGCACCATCGAGGTGCTGCTCGGCGTGTTCAGCGGCGAGGGTGCGAGCCTCGCGGGCTACGGGCGCTTCCTGCTGCTCGCCACGCTGGGCAACATCCTGGGCGGCTCGGTGTTCGTGGCGCTGCTCAAGTACGGCCACATCCGCGGCGCGGCGCGCGCCAGCTGA
- a CDS encoding TonB family protein, giving the protein MTRLPLRSALGLLLLTAACSSLAPAVRLPSGPQQFDEPPYSADVRARIVRHNGDVYACYQEAAAQSAPQGPDAPSAVRYDRARNRFLFAGPPDAADEKARPLSPFALAFERCLGARLSGWIPFSPPDGVSVSAYFYFLPPGSALPPPSEAPARERPPSMDPAWNSPLFDEGGARGFVDVAEMTTPRKLAGRPMQYTQEALAKHVAGVMQVRCRITVEGTLRDCAVLRSIPELDQMALDAFATHRYTPVLYRGKPLEVDYTFTVQFNVPKG; this is encoded by the coding sequence ATGACCCGACTCCCGCTCCGCTCCGCCCTCGGCCTCTTGCTGCTCACCGCTGCGTGCAGCAGCCTCGCCCCCGCCGTGCGCCTGCCGTCGGGCCCGCAGCAGTTCGACGAGCCTCCGTACTCGGCCGACGTGCGTGCGCGCATCGTGAGGCACAACGGGGACGTGTACGCCTGCTACCAGGAGGCCGCCGCGCAGAGCGCGCCGCAGGGCCCCGACGCGCCGTCCGCCGTCCGCTACGACCGCGCCCGCAACCGCTTCCTCTTCGCCGGTCCTCCGGACGCCGCGGACGAGAAGGCGCGGCCGCTCTCGCCCTTCGCCCTCGCCTTCGAGCGCTGCCTGGGTGCGCGCCTCTCGGGGTGGATCCCCTTCAGTCCCCCGGACGGCGTGAGCGTCAGCGCCTACTTCTACTTCCTGCCTCCCGGCAGCGCGCTCCCGCCCCCGTCGGAGGCTCCGGCACGTGAGCGGCCGCCGTCCATGGATCCCGCCTGGAACAGCCCCCTCTTCGACGAGGGCGGGGCTCGCGGCTTCGTGGACGTGGCGGAGATGACCACGCCGCGCAAGCTGGCCGGCCGGCCCATGCAGTACACCCAGGAGGCTCTCGCGAAGCACGTCGCGGGTGTCATGCAGGTGCGCTGCCGCATCACCGTCGAGGGCACCCTGCGCGACTGCGCCGTGCTGCGCTCGATTCCCGAGCTGGACCAGATGGCGCTCGACGCCTTCGCCACCCACCGCTACACGCCCGTGCTCTACCGCGGCAAGCCGCTGGAGGTGGACTACACCTTCACGGTGCAGTTCAACGTGCCCAAGGGCTGA